A region of the Carettochelys insculpta isolate YL-2023 chromosome 11, ASM3395843v1, whole genome shotgun sequence genome:
AGTTTAGTGCCGGGTGAGtacccccctcctcctgcaccgcaGGCTGGTCTTGGCTCAGGGCTCTGCTCCAGCAGGTGCTGCCTGGTACCTAGAAACACAGCTGCCACTCAGCTTTGTTGGAGAGCACccccctcccagctgggctgggcccagACCTCCAGCGAGAGCCGCACAGCCACTGTTGTCATGGGTGCTGCTCAGGCTGAGACAGGAGGAGACACCGGGCGACAGCCCCGCTGGCCAGGAGGTCAGGGCCCAAACAGCTGGGGGAAGCGTTCCATTGCTAGGTGAGGTGAGAAACAGGGACCAAGCGGCCTCAGCCGTGGTCATGGGGAGGTCAGcgagagctggggacagaacccaggagtcctgctgcaCCGGCGCTCACCCCgcagctccctcccagagtcGGGAGGAGCCCGGCCGGTCAGGTGCATCTATTGTCTTTGCCGGAGGGGGACTCGGAGCTTAGacgcagggctgcagctgcacgGTCCCAACCGGCTAAGCcgggggggtgcaggctggggcggggcgggactgTGCGatctgccctctcccccagccagcccgttGTTTGTCTCCGGCTAAGCGGCTTTCCCCACTCCCCGGCGTCTGGCCAGGGGCTTAGCATCCCGGGCCGGACTTCTCGGCGGTGGGCCCCACCGAGCCCTGGAGAGAGCCTACGGGAGGCAGGGAAGGGCCTGCTCGCCAGTCGCGTCCCGTCCCCCCCGCGCCCAGCGCGGCAGGCGCCAGGGCCTCGTTTGCCCTCAGGAAGGGtctccccgcgcccccccccccgcccgctgtTGCAGCTTTAAGCCCGCAGCCACCTCCCCACGGGGGGGGGCAGCGTGCAGAGCGGACAAAGGGAGGGTCCCGCCGCTGTTCTCCGGCCGCCCTTCCCCCGCCGTCCGGCCGTGTGCCGCGGGGGGGGAGATCCGAGCtccccccgccgctccgccccgccccgccccgccggctcCGCAGAGGGCGGTTCGGGCCGGGAGCCCGCAGAACAAAGGGAGCAGCGCACGGCACCGCCTGGGACCGAGCGCGGAGACCAGCCAGCCGGGGAGCCGAGCAGCGCGGATGGCCGCGGGGGCCGCCTGCGCCACGGAGCCGGGGGCCCAGGGCTCGCAGCCGAGCCGCCCCCTGCTCCGGGGTTAGCCGAGCTGCTGGGCGGGAGCTGGAATGACCCGCCCGGCCCTTTCCTAGCGCCCGGCCCGACCTCCTAGGCAGGGCGCTGCAGGGCGGCGGGGGGACACAGGGGCCCAGGCCCCTTCCCGAGGGCGGCGGGGCCCTTCGCAGGGAGCGCTGGCACCTCGGCCGGCCCGTTGGGGCGTAGCTAGCTGGATTCCGgccgccccccccagcgcccttgTTAGGGAGCCCTGCCCGTCCCCCCCCCGCACCCGAGCATCAGGCTTTGgatggggccggggggagcgAGCCTCCTGCACAAGCCGGAGTGGCCTGGCCGCAGCTCCCTGCCATAGGCCGGGCTTGTCTGCCGCGgggctccccagctcctgcccagcaTGAATGGCCTCCAGCCCCCCCAGGAGTGCCTGGGGGGCAACGTCTGCGCCATTGAAGGGCTCCCCCCGCTTCCCAAGGGCCTCAGCGGGATCCTCAACTCCAGCGGCGGCTCCTGGCGTGAGATCGAGAAGGTGTACAGCAAGAAGACGCGGATCCAGGACGACCTGAGCAAGTCCCGGGCGGCCTCGGAGAAGCTGCTGCGGAGCAAACCGGCCAACTTGGACTCAGCCCTGGCCATGTTGCGCAAGGAGATGGTAACtgcgcccctgccccagcacagcttcCCCCACGTGGCATGGTtggcctgcccctggcccagTTGCCCTGCCCTCCCCGGGTGGGCCTCCCAGGCTTCACTTAGGGGTGGGTAAGCTgggctccgtggggcagcagGCATTGCGAACCCTGCTTGGGTGCCCCCAGAGCTTGGGTCATCTGCGGGGCTGTGGAATTTCACTGTGTCACCAGCTGCCAAGGTTTCACTGCCAGTCTCATCGTTTTCCATGCGGCTTTCCCTGAGCAGCCCTTGCCCCCAACCCAAAGCTGTCCTGCTCTGGGCGTGTTCAAATACCACAGTGCCTGCTAGTGTGGACGCAGCTATAATGGGATAAAGGGGCTTATCCCAGGATAGCTATTCCTGATTGAGAAGgggactaaacaaacccaggctAAGGCAGCTTTGTCCTAGGATAACTTCAGCCACAATAGGTATtgtcttcctgcagctccctgggtgtaaaatcacacacacacagatgccaTGCTTGCAACCTGacaaacaacaaaaacagcaacagagagggagctgtgctagtctatatactatcaaaacaaaaaagcagtcaaggagcacttcaaagactgccctacgaaagctcacctaataaattattttgttagtctttaaagtattacctgactgcttttttgttttgataacaaaaACAGCTAGTCTAGCCCCACTTTCTGGGAGGAAAAGCTGGAGGATTGTGGCCAAGCTATGCCCTATCAGGCAGAGGggtagctcggtggtttgagcataggCCCCCcctaaaccaagggttgtgagctcaatccttgaggagggactggggcaaacagatgtcagggatagtACTGCCTCCTGCCAagcgggcaggggactggactagatgaccctctgaggtcctttccagctctaggaggtgtgtgtcTCCAATTATGTACGGAGATCTCTGGGCTCTAAGGTAGCAGCCAAAGAAACAAAACCCCCATTGGTGAGGTAGAGATCTGGCTTACATCTTTTGAACTCCATGGGCTTGGCATGACTGAAAGTTATTGATGCTGGGGCCAAAGGGTCTTTGATTGGTTTTGGGTCCATGTGTGTGTAACTTTGTGTTGGTGTCTGAGTGTATGTAGGTGGAAGGAGTGTATATGACAGCATgtgcatcagatgcatgtgttGTATTGTGCTACGTGTGTATATTGTAAGTACCGAGCACGTGGGAAGATAACACAGATGCaggtttgtgcatgtgtgtagcATTGTGTTAGGTCTGGGCACAAGTGCATGTGTTTCTGTGTGAGTGTCCAGGCTGTGCGTAAAGCACGTTGTGTACATATGGGGGGGCAGTCTCTggcttgtgttatacaggaggttagTTCAGATGAtccaatggtcccttctggccttgaaatctgtaAATGTCCATGCAATTAGTGGTATCAATAGTAATCTGAGTTAGAAACGAGGTTGTGAGGGATCTAATGGGAGTTGCCCCATTGAGGACAAGTTAAGGGAGGCCAAGCTGTGTTGACGTAAGCTACCCCTTAGGGACCACAGAGGTACATTGGTAGGAAGCCCCTTGCAGTGATTATGAATagaagtgtcagaggggtagctgagttagtctgtatcttccgcttcaggtctttgtccacaaaagttttgctccaaaatatctgtgaggctgtaagttgccacaggacttcttggcgtTTATGAATAGATGACGACCAAGGGGGAGGCCAAAGAAGTGGAACGTCAGACATATTCaaggaggacaggtccatcaaaaTGCCCATCAGCCAGAATGATCAGGGATGCAACCACACCCTCTGGGTGTCCTTAAAATTCCgacagccagaagctgggactggacgaCAGGGGGTAGATCACTTGATTgccccattctgttcattccctctggagcatttGGCCTCtctcggcagacaggacactgggctagatggacctctggtctgacccagtattgctctcctgttgacatggGCCAGATGTAAGCAGAACTGAGAGAGATCAGTTTGCGCAACAGGCAGACGTTGATCATGGGGTTTGGGAGAGGAAGTGTACAGACGTCACGGACCCTGAGTGGGGAAGTGGAAGGAAGCAAGAAGAGCAGTAGCATCAAAGAGTCATCGTGGAGCAGGGCCACGCTGCACTGGTCACTGTATGAACCCAGGTCAAAGGGCTTATGGCCTCACTGCCCTGCTGGTGTGAATGAGCACTCTGTTCATAGGCGTGTATGGTGATACCTGAGTGTACACACCTGAGCTCCATGCGTACATGCTGTGGGTGTCTGTATGTCCGAGTGCACACATAAAGCAGGTCTCGTTCCCCCAGACAGGGGCAGTGGAAGTGGGATGGAATGGCAGGCGGTGGAAGTGTGGACCGGGTCATTGGCGAAGTGGCGGAGGTGTGGGATGGGATTGAGGGGCACTGGGGAGCCATGAAGGGGAACAGACCCAACTGTGACAGACCCTCTCGGTCCCTGTCCCCCCAGGTGGGCCTGCGCCAGctggacatgtcactgctgtgcCAGCTGTGGTCATTGTACGAGTCAATCCAGGAGTACAAGGGGCTCTTCCAGGACATGTCGTCATCCCTGCACTCCGAAGGCTCCTATGCTGCGGAGAACGGCTTCTCTGACGAGGATGATGAGTTTGAGGTGGAGCC
Encoded here:
- the FAM89B gene encoding leucine repeat adapter protein 25 gives rise to the protein MNGLQPPQECLGGNVCAIEGLPPLPKGLSGILNSSGGSWREIEKVYSKKTRIQDDLSKSRAASEKLLRSKPANLDSALAMLRKEMVGLRQLDMSLLCQLWSLYESIQEYKGLFQDMSSSLHSEGSYAAENGFSDEDDEFEVEPPVPEMHKETPLLGRLSLPQPQNSRDQWLQDSFHITI